In Sporosarcina sp. PTS2304, a genomic segment contains:
- a CDS encoding sigma factor-like helix-turn-helix DNA-binding protein, whose translation MIIVLVYIEKLSLKEVGEIMIIPLPAVKTRIRRSREILLKQTKLYLN comes from the coding sequence ATGATTATTGTATTAGTTTACATAGAAAAACTTTCTTTAAAAGAAGTCGGGGAAATAATGATAATTCCTCTGCCGGCTGTAAAAACAAGAATTCGTCGTAGCCGCGAGATACTACTAAAACAGACAAAGTTATATCTGAATTAA
- a CDS encoding AlpA family phage regulatory protein, translating to MVEMTGISRATIYRYLKQKQHNI from the coding sequence ATTGTTGAAATGACCGGAATTAGTCGCGCTACAATTTATCGCTATTTAAAACAAAAGCAACACAACATTTAG